TGGTTCGTAAGGGAGTCTGAAGACGAAGAGGACGAGGAGTAGCCCTCGGCGGCTCTTTGAAATCCTGGGACGGGGACCACGCCGTCACCGCCCACGAGGGGCTCACGGCCAGAGCACCCCCGTCGCACCCAGTCCGGGGCTGGCCGTACGAAGCGTCATCGCCGCCCCAGCCCTGCCCCGGGGGACGCCCGGTCCCACGAGCACGTCCTTCGCGCCGGCCTCAACCCAGCGCGAAGGGCGCGTGCTTCTTCGACCAGCTTCGGTGCGGACCACGCTGCACTGCATGACCGAGGGCACCCAAGGCGGTCAGTTGAACGAAGCCAAGGGGGTACGTTCCCTCGTCATGAAGCCATTTGTTTTCCGGCAGGGACAAGGCGCATGGGGGGCGGGTACCCCGTCCTTACTGCACGCCTACGTGGCCGTAGATCTCGGACATCATCCGGAGTTGTTCGAGCTCGTCCGCGGCATTCGTGCCGCGACGAACAACGACCCGCTCACCCACGTCGGCGACCGATGGTTCCACATCACGCTCTACCAACTGAGTCAAACGCCCGCCTCCAAGATTCCCGACGCCGAGCGAGAGGCCCTGGCCGCCGAGCTGACCACGCAGTTGCGGCGCGTCGCCCCCTTCGCAATCACGGTGGGCAGCCCTCTCACATACGGCAGCGGAATCATCTTCGACCTCGGGCCGGACGAACCCCTCAACGCCCTGCGCACCGCCACGACCAGGGCCTTCGAGATCGTGCGAGGACCCGAGGCAACGTCCTACGACACCGGCGTCCTGCACATGACCGAGTCGTACGCCACGGCAGAAGTCACTCTGGAGCACTTCCACCAGATCCAGCGTCGTGTACGGCGGGTCCGCCCCAGCCACGCACCTCTGCATATCGACAGCGTCCATCTCGTCGATGTCACCGCGGACAGCGCCGCCAAGACGATCACCTGGGAGCACCTGGCGGCCATTCCGCTCGCGGGCGGCTGAGCTGAGCCCCGGCCCGGGGTGCCTGTTGCTGCCGCCCCGTGTTCAGGTTCGGTGGGTGTCGATGCGGGTGACCCCGGCGCGGTCGTCGGCGATCTCGCGTAGCCGGGCGTTTTCCACGGCCAGGCGCTGGAGATGCGCGGCGGCGAGCTTGAGCTGGTCGGCCTGGAGCCGGTTGGCTCGCTTCAGCTTGGCGTTGCGGGCGGCCAACCGGTCGAACGCGCTCGGCTGCCCGGAGGCGGCCGTGCTGTCGGTAGGGGCGGTCCGTGCCTGGGCGATCACGCGGGCGATCTCGGGGTAGCGCCGGCGGAAGGTCGTGTTGCTCAGGCCGAAGTGCCGGGCCAGGGCCAGCACACTGGGCCTGGCTCCGGTTGCCGCGGCCTGGGCGAGCAGGTCGTCGGCTCGGGGCCAAGGGTGACGTCGGGTATGCCGAGTTCCTCGTGGAGTCCCCTATGCTCGCGAGGCAGTTGGTATGAACAGTTCATTTCGGGGGGCGGAGCCGCATGGCCGACGAGATCAAGTACGAGTACAAGACCGTGCAGACAGTTCGCGGCACCGACGGCTTGGTGATCGCGAAGATGCAGAAGGACGGCTGGGAGCTCGTCGAACAAGCCCAGGGCATGCTGCGCTCCAGCCTCGACTTCCGCCGGCCGAAAAAGCCGCTGCCGCGGCTCCTGATCGGCACCGCGGTCGGCGGCCTCGTGATCCTGGCCATCGTCATCGGCGTGGCCGCGGCACTTGAGGACGGAGGCGAGAATAAGGACGAGTCGAACAAGCCGGCGGCGGCCACTGCGAGCGCAGAGCCCTCCGCCACGTCTGCTCCGACCGCGGCCAGGTCGGCTGCCGCTGAGGTGATCACGCCTCAGAACAACCCGGAGTTCGCGGCGCTGCTGAAGACGGACTCGTGCGACGATGCGAACCTGGACTTCGCGACCAAGTACAAGGGCAAGACGGTAGCGTTCGACGGCTCGATCGTGCACATGGCGCCCCACGGGGACTACGACACCCGCTACGACTTCCTCCTGGGCCCGGGCGACAAGGGATCGAATACGGGGGTCGGCCCGGCCTTCAAGTACGAGGACGTCAACATCCACGACCTGAAGCTGTCCGGCCGGAACACCCCCGCTACCGTCCGCGCGGGCGATAAGTTCCGCTTCGTCGCCGAGGTGGGCGAATTCAACGCGAAGCAGTGCGTCTTCTTCCTCGACCCGGTCTCGACGGAAATCCGGTAGTCAAGACGGGCAGCCGCGTCATCACAGACCAGCGTGCCCGGCCATTTTCTCAGCGTTGATCATTTCCAGATTCGTTGAGGATGAGGGCGGCACGATGTCGCCGATCCGGCTGGGGCTGAGGGTGACTTCAGCCGGTCCGCCGACTGCGACGATGGCTCCCGCAGACGTGACGAGCTTGTTCAGTGTGGACAGGAGGGCGTCGCGTTCGGTTTAGTTTCTCTGAACTAACAAAGGTCTCCTTCGGTAGGGTCCGAGAGGGCTGACTCTCCCGGACCCCCTTGCTCGACTCGGTAGGATCAATGGCGCAAGTTGCGCCACCAATCTGCCACTTGAGGATCCATCCGGTAGAGCATTTCGGCCTTGCCCAGGTTCGCGTTGTGGCTGCCCTGCCAGTTTTCGATTGGCCAGCGTTTGGCGCCGAACAGCCCAGCAGCGATTCGGCTCAAACGTGCGTGTTCATTGCGCTGCTGCCGCTCGTCCAGTTTCGAGCGTTTCAGTACTTCAGTGAACGTGACCGTCTCGCCAGGCGCTGCGGCTGTGGCTTCAAACAGCGCGCGGACCCCTGTCAGGTGCTTGGAGCCCTCCCAAAGAAGGTGCACCTGCTCGCGGCTCCAACGGCCCTGTCGAGGGATGTTCACCGATTCTGCGGTTCCGTCGATGTCTGCCAGCAGGCCAGCGAGCTTCTCCTGGAGCGACTCGACGTCGGCGAGTGCGCCGACCACGACTGACCGCAGGGCTTCTTGATCCATACCAATCCTCCGAAGTCGTATACGACTCCATAACTGTAAGAGTTCGTATACGACTCCACAAGGGGAGTGGTATGGCTGCCTGGCCGTGCTTGAGTTCGCTGGTCACTGGGGTCGGGTGGCGATGGTGGCGTAGTAGGGGGCGGTGGAGGTGAACAGCTCGTTGGGCTCGTAGCGCACGATCTTCATCGGGGCGCCCGTCGTCGCAGTGGCTTTCGTGGCGCTCCCAAGCGGCGCGGGCTTCGGGACTGAGCCCCTCGAACCACGTACACGGCTCAAAAGCGTGATCGAGGTGGTTGCCCAGGCTGCGGAAAGGGCTCGTACCAGGTGTCGTGTCCATCCCGGGATCGTCACAGAAAACGGTGCGGAGGCTCCGTCACTCCTGACGAGAACATCGTCCTCCGCAGGGGTTGTTCCATGTTCTGGACCTGTATGGATTGATCAGCGTTCAAGGTCTAATCTGCGCGGGCGCCGCATCGCGAAAGATCCCTTCTGTCGACGACGGCCGCCTGCGCGCCCACCCAGACGAGGACCCCATGAGCGACCCCGAGCCCCGCTACACCGACGCCCCGCGCGCCGTCTACATCACAGCCGCCGCAGCAGTCGGCCTGGACCTGTTCTCCCTGCCGCTGCCGTGGGTGGACTTCTCATTTCTCGGGTTCGCGTTCGAGAGGTCCGCGATGACCCTCACCGACGGTGGCGGCTTCATCTGCCTCGCCGTACTGGCCGGGGTCGGTGTCCTCGTCTACCAGGCAGGCAGCCGCCGGACCTCATGCGAGCGCTACACCTTCTCGTTCTGGGCCGCTCTCTTCCTCGGCCTCTACACCTTCCTTCTTTTCCTCACCCCCAGCATCCTGCGAGAACTCCTCAACAAGGAGGCAGCCGTCCAGGGCGCGGGCGGCCCACCCGCCCAGATACACGCCGGCGACTTCATGACCATGGGAACCGGATACTTTCTCGCACTCTTCACGTCCATCATCGCGACCGCCGCCTGCGGCTACATCGCCAACCGAAACCGGTAAGAGCGTCCGCCAGTAGGGCGTGAGCTGGGGTTATCGGATGCGGGGGCTGGCGGGCCGGGTGTCCCAGCGGTGGGTGTACCGGCCTCGGCGGCCAACGGAACAGCCAGTATCGGTGAGATTGATCTTGTATCGAACGGGCCTGGCCGGTCCGGTCGCTGGCCCCCGGTGCCGGCCTCCGGGGGCCTCGTGCCTGTCGCGTTAGGCCGGCCGACGGATCAGGCTGTGTAGGTCAGCTCGTCGAAGTGCGGATCCAGAGGCATGTACTCATCGGCTGTCGCGATGAGCTCGCGGCTCGCAGCGTGATCCCAGCTGCGTACCCGCACCCTGACCCCTGCTCCTTGGAGGGCCTGGACGGGGCGGACGAAGTCGCTGTCGCCGGAGACCAGCGTCACGATGTCCCCGCGTTCCGGGCGCATGTAGCGGATGTCGGTGAGCATCATCGTGGTCAAGGCACTGTCGACCTGCTTCTCGCGGTTGTGCGCGTTGCGACGCAGCAGGTCCACCGTGAAGCCCGCGTACTGAGCCGGCTGTTCCCACACTGCCGTCCCCGGCTCCCCATACGAACCGAACATGATGGCCTGGCCCTCTGCACAGGTGGGCGGGAACAGCAGTCCGTGCAACGCGCGGAAGTTGCACCGCCACGACGGATCGGCCATGCGGCGGACTGCGGCCTCATGGGCGGACGGGGCGCAGCCCCGTCGGGCTGCGGCACATTGCATCCCGGCGACGAAGACATTGGATCCGTCGACATAGCTAAAGACAACTGGAAGAGATTTATTCTTCGGCATTATTTTTCCCCTAGAACGCAACAAAACTCCTCTCCGCGCAGCGGAAAAGAGTTTGACTCGACGTCGAAATATTTGGTTTTGAATTGCCGATTAATCCTTGAGGCTTGCTGCCCGGAGTGCCGGTTCGCGATGGCCGGCCGCCCTGGGTGGTCACGAGGTTAGCGGCTCTCGGTATCCGCCGTGCCGTCTTCGTGAAGGTCGGTCAGGAGCGGCGGCGTCCTGCCCACATGCCTTACCGAGAGCCGGGGGGCGCCGAGAGCGCTGACCAGCAGCTTTATGAGACTACGGCCTGCCCGCAGCGGCGGGGTTGGGGGATGTCGTCGCCCTGGCGGCCGTCACTCTGAAGGACGGCGAAGTCGGCGTGGGCCGCCTCGATGGCCCCGGGGTACGCCTGGGCCTTCTCGTGTTCGGCGAGCGCCCGGTAGGCACTCGCGAGGCTGGGGTTCTGGCCCTTGCGCTTACCGGTAGGGATCTGCAGGTCGGGCGGATCTGCTCGACGGACTCGCCGTTCGCGCGGCGGCGGAGCGCGGTGTGCAGCATGTCGTCGGTGATCACCTGGGGCCGGCCGCCGTGCTTGCCCTTGCGGGCAGTCGCCCCGCCGCCGGAGATTAAGAGAGCGATCTCCGAGCGCCGCGCCCGGAAGGCGAGGGCGCTGCCACCGGAGAGCGATGCCTTTCACCGCGCACGCAACGAGTTGGACAGGCCTGCGCGGTCAATGACCAACCGTGCACAACCGAGCGCCATGTGGGGCCGGCCGCAGTCATGGAGAACGGCGCCGTCTCCGCGTACTTCCCGGACAGCGGCATGGACCAGTGCCCGCACGTTGAGCAGGTCCTGGTCGGGCCAGACGTCGAACAGGACGCCGGCGCGGTTGCTGTACGGGTGGCCGATCTCCGTGTGGACCGGCTCGGCCGCGGCCAGCTTCTCGCGCAGGGCTTCGACGAGCACGCCTCGCTCGGATTCGCCGATCGCGTCGGCGGTGGCATCCGTGATCATCTCGATGGTGACGTGGAGTTGGTCGTGGCCGAGTGCGCGGATCGGGTAGGGGCTCATCGCCGCGTGGCAGGCGTCCGCGAGGGCCAGGAGCGCAGCGTCGGTGTCCTGGTCTGGGAGTGCGTACACATGCAGCACCCGGTCGCCGTTCCAAGGCCTCCCCTGGAACGAGGGCGTGAACCGCTTCACCGGCCCCCTCCGCTGTCGCCGGCGCCGAGGTCGGACGCCGTGCCGAGCGGGATCGTGGAGATCGTCGTCCAGGAGTACAGGCTGCGCCAGTCCTGCTGCTGGTCCACGAGCGATACCTGCGCGACGGTCATCCGGGCACGCTTGGGTCTCACGTCCTTGACCAGGGTTCTGCGGAAGTCCTCGTCCTGCCACCGGCAGTTCGAGTACGCGAGCGACATGTGAGGCCAGGGCCGCTGCGGCCGGGATCCGAGGGCGCCGGCGCCGAGCACGCCCTCGGTGGCGTCGCGCAGCGCCCCATACAGGTCGGAGAGGGCTTCCTCGGGGTAGAGGGAGGCGACGAGGCCGTTGTGGATGGCCTGGGCGGGCCCGACCTCGACATCGAAGGCTGGCATCCCCCCGACAGCGGCATGCGCGGCGTCGCTGAGCGCCAGGGCCTGTTCGGGTGTGAAGGGGCCGATGGACTGGAGGGTGGCGTGCAGCCATTCGACCGGCACGGGTGTCAGCTGCGGATAGTCGTCTAGCAGTGGCCGGTGGTCGCGTACGAAGCGGTGGACATCGTCCTGCCCTTCGAAGGTCAGGTGCCAGTGGGCGCGGTGCTCACCGTCCGGCCAGTGGTGGGTTTCCCAGAAGTCGCGCACAGACGGTTCTCCTCGCGTCGGGGGCGGTGGGCCGGGGTTCAGCGGTACGTCCAGGAATGGTCGGTGTTGATCAGATCGGTGTCGAGGGTGATCGCCACACCGCGGTGATCGCTCGCGTCCGAAGGTGCGTCGAGCAGACGGTAGGAGACGAGGGCGGGGACCAGCGGGGCGCTCACCCAGATCTGGTCGATCCGGTCATCCGTGCCCGTGGGGCGCAGCAGCGTCTCGTCGCCGGTGCGCTGGTACAGCTCCCAGGCCGTGTCACGGAACCCGTTCGCGTGCAGCTTCCACGCCACGCGCCGGTCGGGCTGCGGGTCCGCCTGACGGTTGGGGTCGGTGAGCAAGGTGCGGGAGCCGAGGTTGTACGGGCGCATCTCCGTGTAGTTGGGCTGCGGCCCGTCCTGCGGCGGATAGTTGATGTCTCCGCCCAGGATGGCGTACGGGCCGAGTTTGTAGCTGCGGGAGGCGGCGAAGTCGGCCTCCGTGATCGCCTTGTCCCCGGAGTAGGGCGTGAAGTGAACGGAGGTGACGGTCAGAGGGTCGGGCAGGCCGGGGATGTCGAAGCCGGCGGTGCCGAGGCCGTGGTGGGTTTCATCGGCCGCGTAGTCGGTGTTCCAGTAGACACGTCGGCCCAGGGTGGTGCGGCGGTAGAGGACGCCGGTGCCCAGTCTGCTTCGGGATGGGGCGAGTAGCGCGTCCATGTCGAGATCGCGCTCGGCGCGTACGGTCTGGCGGTGGCCGGTCTCGCTCCAGCCCTTCAGCTCCTGCAGCAGCGCGATGTCGGGTCGCGCCGCCGATATGCGCTCGGCGAGGAGCGGCCAGCGGTCGTGGCCGCCCTCGCAGGTGTTCTGAACTAGGACGGTGAACAGCATCCGGTGCTCTCCTGGCGGGTCGTGTCGGCGGTGGCGATGTCCGTAGAGGGTCAGCCTTGGTCAGCCGAGGGCGGGTTGCGGCGGCGTACCGCAGCGGCCCGCCGAAGAGCAGCTGCTCGGACTTCGAGACTTCTGTTGCGCTCGGGGCTGGGTTTCCCAGCTATAGGCGGCTCCGGTTCCAGGTGGGGTCCGTGGTCGTGGGTTTCAGCGGGGGTCCGGGAACGTCGTGCAGGAGATCTCCTGGAGGGGCGTCCGAGGTCAGGACAGTTCGAGCTGGGTGGGCTGAGTTGCTCTCGGGGGCCGGCTCGCGACACGTACGAGGTGCGCGACGCTGGTGATCTTTTGGCGGACCGCGGCCTCGGTCAGCAGCGTGCGCAGGAGCACCGCGGTCACGGTGACGTCATCCATCGCCCGGTGCCGGTGGGCCGGCTGCGGGATCGCGAAGTGGGCCAGCAGCGCGTCGAGGGAGTAGGAGTCAAGGCCCGGTACGACGTGCTTGGCGAGCAGCAGGGTGTCGACGATCCGCGTCTGGGCCAGCCGCGGGCACGCCTCGCGATAGTTGTAGAGGATGGACCCTTCCGTCGGTGCATGATGCGCGACCAGAAGCAGGGGCGGCTCGGGCAGCGCCTCGTCCAGGGCATGAAGCACCGTGGCTGCGGGCGGCGCCTCGGCGACGTCTCGCATGGTGATGCCGGTCTGCGCGATGCCCAAGGGTGTGATCGGCGCATGTGCCGGAGGGCGGATGAACGAGGTGAACGAGAAGCCGGTGCGCCCCGGGCCCCGGCCGCGCTCGTGCTTGAGGCCCAGCGCGGCGACTTCGATCGGTTCGGGTGGGGCACCTCTCGGGGTGGTGCCCTCGAAGTCCAGCACCACGAACTGGGTGTCCTGGAACAGCGGGTCGTCCGCAAGACGCCCACCCTCCGGCGGGGAAGCCGCTGCCGTCACGACAGGCCCCCAGGGCGTGCCGTTTCGGTTGCCAGCGCGTCTTCGAGATCCGCGAGGCTGTCGATCAGACGCCGGATGCTGGTCTGCCGCTCCGACCAGTGCCGTTGAAGGTCTGCCTCTGCCTCGTCGGGCAGGTCGTACTCGGCGGTGGTGGAGCCGTAGAAGCTGAAGAGCATGTACAGCAGGGCGATCCGCGCGCAGGCGAGTACGTCGGCAACGGGCAGGGTCGGGTTCTCGGAACGGTAGGCGGCGACCATCGCCAGGATGCAGTCGGCCCATGGCTCGGAGCTGGCGATGGTGCGTGGGTCGCATGCGGCACGCCCGAGCTCCCAGGCCGGCAGTGCTCTGGCCGCGCGGAAGTCGATGACGGCGGTGACGGCATCGCCCAGGACCAGCTGGTTGGTGCGGGTGAAGTCCGCGTGCAGGGCCTGCTCGACCAGTTCCTCAGGCAGAGCGGCCCTGAGCCGGCCGACATGGGCGTGCAGGTCCTCGCGTCGCTGGTCGATCTGGCTGCGCAGCGCTCCGAGATTTTCGTGCTGCTGGCGGCGGGCCGCGTCCATGACCGTGTCGCACCTGGCCAGTGCGTCCTCGATGGAGCCGGTACGCCACCGCGCGTGCTGGCGGAGCCGGGGGAGAGGGTAGGCGGCCAGGACCCGGTGCATCCGTCCCAGAACCATGCCGATGTGCTCCGCGCGTGCCACCGTCATCGCGGAGGTGGCGACCGACCCGGGTGCCTCGTCGGCCACTGCCCATGGGCTGCCGTCGGTCAGGCTGAGCAGGTTGCCGGCCCGGTCTGGCCATACCCGCGGTACCGGCAGCCGCGCGGCCCGGCAGAACTCCGACATATCCCATGCCGCGCGGGCCGCTTCCAGATCGGCCGTCGGCGGGTACTCCTTGGCGTAGAGCCGCTGGCCGCTGGATGTCACCACGCGCCAGTTGACGGTGTCGGTGCCCATCGGCACTTGCTGGACGGACTCGGCCTCGATGCCGTACCGGTCGGCCAGCACCTCGGCTGTCATTTCGTCCTCCCAGTTCATCTCCTCCATGACGGTCACCGCCCCCTGGACGAGGAGTACATGCGGCCGTGGTTGTAGTGGGCCCGGAGGTTTTCGAGCATGGTGTGGGCTGCGTCGACGGTCTCTACGTCCCGGTGTTCCAGACCCCACTGCAGGGCGCTCACGGCGTCCTGGGCGCCGTAGGCCATACATGCGTGCTGTTCGGCCGGAGTGAGGTCGCGCCCGAAGCCGTCATAGAAGGCGGCGCGGACATTGGGACGGGAGGCGAGGATGCGCAGTTCGAGGCGGGGGAGATCGCGCTTCACGGAGGGTTCGACGCAGGTCCGCTCGAAGTCGATCAGTCGCAAGGTTCGGGTGGTGCTGTCCCACAGCCAGTTCCTGGGCTGGTAGTCGGCGTGGGACACGTGCGCCGCCAGCTTGCCGGGGCGCTCCCGGGTGAGGTGGCGCAGCATCACGCCGACATCGGCGGGCAGGTACAGCGCGGCGTGGTTGAGCATCTTCTCAACGGCCGCCGCCCACTCGTCCTCGCCCTCGGCCGAGTGCGAGGCTGTGCCGGTTGGAGCGGAGTGGAGCAGCGCTAGCAAGTAGCCGGCCTGCTGGTATGCCTCCAGCTCCTCCTTGCCGTCCAGAGGGTGGCTGCGGACGCTGCGTCCGGTGACCGGCGTGATCACGATGGCTAGCGCTTCGGTGTCGGCCGCGACCAGCGTGGGAGCGCGCCCAGCACCGAGCCAGTGGGTCCACCGCTGGTAGGCCTCAACCTCGCGGCGGTGGCCCTTCGGGCCGGCATGCCTCTTCACGAACCGCCGCTGGCCGTCACTGCCTCGTACTTCCCAGACTCGGGGGCGATCGGGGCCCGGCCATGAATGCTCGGCGACGAGCTCGAAGGTGCCGGCCACCGTGGTGATCAGGTCTTCGATCCTCGCGGGGATGTCGGTCATGCCGATGCGCCCTTCGATAGGCCGCCCACCCAGGATGATCACATAGAGTGATGGCGTGGGTGCGCAGTGTCGTCTTGCTGTGTGGGGGAGTAGCTTGCCAAGGGCCACTGACAACGTGGCCGGTCAGCAGTTATGTGACCTGGTGGCCGCCGGTTCCGTGGGAGGCGTCGATTACGCCGAACATCCAGCCGAGGGTGATCAGATGCGGGTCGTGCTCGGCGCCCCAACGCGCCCGCAGCGCTCGGATCCGCTTCTTCATCCCGTCGTGGGAGAGGCCGCAATGCTCTGCGATCTCGGCGTACGTGCCGTCCAGGGCAAGCGACCAGAGGATCTTGGTCTCGATGTCGTCGACGCCGCCGGGCGGTGGTGCTGTCGGCTCCGGCCGGGGCAGCTGCTCGGTGACGTAGCACGCGTGGACCAGGGCATGACGGTGGCGTACTCCGGCCCGCCGGTTCCCGTGCGACATCTGGATCGCGACGGTGCCCTCGGACAGGCCCAGTTCGGCTGCCGCCTTGGCGGTGCTCATGCCCTGGGCGAGGGTTCCGGCGATCTTCACTTGCGCCGGGGTCGGATGTGAGGCGGCCGTGGCGGGCCGTGCGGGCATGAGCGGGTCCTTACGTTGCGGCGGCGGTGTGGTGGTGCAGGTTGGGCAGACCCCGGCCGAGGGGGGAACTCTCCCGGCCGGAGTC
Above is a genomic segment from Streptomyces sp. NBC_01233 containing:
- a CDS encoding endonuclease/exonuclease/phosphatase family protein yields the protein MLFTVLVQNTCEGGHDRWPLLAERISAARPDIALLQELKGWSETGHRQTVRAERDLDMDALLAPSRSRLGTGVLYRRTTLGRRVYWNTDYAADETHHGLGTAGFDIPGLPDPLTVTSVHFTPYSGDKAITEADFAASRSYKLGPYAILGGDINYPPQDGPQPNYTEMRPYNLGSRTLLTDPNRQADPQPDRRVAWKLHANGFRDTAWELYQRTGDETLLRPTGTDDRIDQIWVSAPLVPALVSYRLLDAPSDASDHRGVAITLDTDLINTDHSWTYR
- a CDS encoding phosphotransferase enzyme family protein codes for the protein MEEMNWEDEMTAEVLADRYGIEAESVQQVPMGTDTVNWRVVTSSGQRLYAKEYPPTADLEAARAAWDMSEFCRAARLPVPRVWPDRAGNLLSLTDGSPWAVADEAPGSVATSAMTVARAEHIGMVLGRMHRVLAAYPLPRLRQHARWRTGSIEDALARCDTVMDAARRQQHENLGALRSQIDQRREDLHAHVGRLRAALPEELVEQALHADFTRTNQLVLGDAVTAVIDFRAARALPAWELGRAACDPRTIASSEPWADCILAMVAAYRSENPTLPVADVLACARIALLYMLFSFYGSTTAEYDLPDEAEADLQRHWSERQTSIRRLIDSLADLEDALATETARPGGLS
- a CDS encoding 2'-5' RNA ligase family protein; its protein translation is MRDFWETHHWPDGEHRAHWHLTFEGQDDVHRFVRDHRPLLDDYPQLTPVPVEWLHATLQSIGPFTPEQALALSDAAHAAVGGMPAFDVEVGPAQAIHNGLVASLYPEEALSDLYGALRDATEGVLGAGALGSRPQRPWPHMSLAYSNCRWQDEDFRRTLVKDVRPKRARMTVAQVSLVDQQQDWRSLYSWTTISTIPLGTASDLGAGDSGGGR
- a CDS encoding aminoglycoside phosphotransferase family protein; translation: MTDIPARIEDLITTVAGTFELVAEHSWPGPDRPRVWEVRGSDGQRRFVKRHAGPKGHRREVEAYQRWTHWLGAGRAPTLVAADTEALAIVITPVTGRSVRSHPLDGKEELEAYQQAGYLLALLHSAPTGTASHSAEGEDEWAAAVEKMLNHAALYLPADVGVMLRHLTRERPGKLAAHVSHADYQPRNWLWDSTTRTLRLIDFERTCVEPSVKRDLPRLELRILASRPNVRAAFYDGFGRDLTPAEQHACMAYGAQDAVSALQWGLEHRDVETVDAAHTMLENLRAHYNHGRMYSSSRGR
- a CDS encoding 3'-5' exonuclease, whose product is MTAAASPPEGGRLADDPLFQDTQFVVLDFEGTTPRGAPPEPIEVAALGLKHERGRGPGRTGFSFTSFIRPPAHAPITPLGIAQTGITMRDVAEAPPAATVLHALDEALPEPPLLLVAHHAPTEGSILYNYREACPRLAQTRIVDTLLLAKHVVPGLDSYSLDALLAHFAIPQPAHRHRAMDDVTVTAVLLRTLLTEAAVRQKITSVAHLVRVASRPPRATQPTQLELS
- a CDS encoding LuxR C-terminal-related transcriptional regulator is translated as MPARPATAASHPTPAQVKIAGTLAQGMSTAKAAAELGLSEGTVAIQMSHGNRRAGVRHRHALVHACYVTEQLPRPEPTAPPPGGVDDIETKILWSLALDGTYAEIAEHCGLSHDGMKKRIRALRARWGAEHDPHLITLGWMFGVIDASHGTGGHQVT
- a CDS encoding DUF4839 domain-containing protein, with the protein product MADEIKYEYKTVQTVRGTDGLVIAKMQKDGWELVEQAQGMLRSSLDFRRPKKPLPRLLIGTAVGGLVILAIVIGVAAALEDGGENKDESNKPAAATASAEPSATSAPTAARSAAAEVITPQNNPEFAALLKTDSCDDANLDFATKYKGKTVAFDGSIVHMAPHGDYDTRYDFLLGPGDKGSNTGVGPAFKYEDVNIHDLKLSGRNTPATVRAGDKFRFVAEVGEFNAKQCVFFLDPVSTEIR
- a CDS encoding 2'-5' RNA ligase family protein; the encoded protein is MTEGTQGGQLNEAKGVRSLVMKPFVFRQGQGAWGAGTPSLLHAYVAVDLGHHPELFELVRGIRAATNNDPLTHVGDRWFHITLYQLSQTPASKIPDAEREALAAELTTQLRRVAPFAITVGSPLTYGSGIIFDLGPDEPLNALRTATTRAFEIVRGPEATSYDTGVLHMTESYATAEVTLEHFHQIQRRVRRVRPSHAPLHIDSVHLVDVTADSAAKTITWEHLAAIPLAGG
- a CDS encoding NYN domain-containing protein, yielding MADPSWRCNFRALHGLLFPPTCAEGQAIMFGSYGEPGTAVWEQPAQYAGFTVDLLRRNAHNREKQVDSALTTMMLTDIRYMRPERGDIVTLVSGDSDFVRPVQALQGAGVRVRVRSWDHAASRELIATADEYMPLDPHFDELTYTA